One window from the genome of Dyella sp. A6 encodes:
- a CDS encoding 3-deoxy-7-phosphoheptulonate synthase yields MSSTSHTDDLRIREIRELPTPAEVMREHPIDERALATVSESRRAMHDILQGRDDRLAVVIGPCSIHDPQAALEYARRLLAERERHADALEIVMRVYFEKPRTTVGWKGLINDPDLDGSCRIDKGLRMARGLLGDINALGLPAGCEFLDMITPQYIADLVSWGAIGARTTESQVHRELASGLSCPVGFKNGTDGNVKIAVDAVQAAAHPHHFMAVTKDGRTAIAATAGNEDCHVILRGGKAPNFDAASVDAACVAIEKAGLLPQVMIDASHANSSKKPENQPHVVADIAAQIEAGERRIVGVMVESHLQAGRQDLVAGQPLTYGQSITDGCIDWDASVGVLERLAQAVRRRRVRGSDARESLLRQVAG; encoded by the coding sequence GTGTCCAGCACCAGCCATACCGACGATTTGCGTATACGCGAGATCAGGGAACTGCCCACACCCGCCGAGGTGATGCGCGAACACCCCATCGATGAGCGTGCGCTTGCCACCGTGTCCGAATCGCGTCGTGCGATGCATGACATCCTGCAGGGGCGCGACGACCGTCTTGCGGTGGTGATCGGGCCATGCTCGATCCACGATCCGCAGGCGGCACTGGAATACGCCCGGCGCCTGCTTGCGGAGCGCGAACGTCATGCCGACGCGCTGGAGATCGTGATGCGCGTGTATTTCGAAAAGCCGCGCACCACCGTCGGCTGGAAAGGGCTGATCAACGACCCCGACCTCGATGGCAGCTGCCGCATCGACAAAGGGCTGCGCATGGCACGCGGCCTGCTGGGCGACATCAACGCGCTGGGCCTGCCGGCCGGTTGCGAGTTCCTGGACATGATCACGCCCCAGTACATCGCCGACCTGGTGTCCTGGGGGGCGATCGGAGCGCGTACCACCGAAAGCCAGGTGCATCGCGAGCTGGCGTCGGGTCTGTCCTGTCCTGTCGGTTTCAAGAACGGTACCGACGGCAATGTGAAGATCGCGGTGGATGCGGTGCAGGCGGCAGCGCATCCGCATCATTTCATGGCGGTCACCAAGGACGGTCGCACGGCCATCGCCGCCACGGCAGGCAACGAGGACTGCCACGTGATCCTGCGCGGCGGCAAGGCGCCGAACTTCGATGCCGCCAGCGTGGACGCCGCGTGTGTCGCGATCGAGAAGGCAGGTCTGCTACCGCAGGTGATGATCGACGCGAGCCACGCCAACAGCAGCAAGAAGCCCGAGAACCAGCCGCACGTGGTCGCCGACATTGCCGCGCAGATCGAAGCCGGCGAGCGGCGCATTGTCGGTGTGATGGTGGAAAGCCATCTGCAGGCCGGTCGTCAGGATCTGGTTGCGGGGCAGCCGCTGACCTATGGCCAGAGCATTACCGATGGCTGCATCGACTGGGATGCATCGGTGGGCGTGCTGGAGCGCCTGGCGCAGGCCGTGCGCCGCCGGCGTGTCCGCGGGAGCGATGCGCGCGAGTCGCTGTTGCGCCAGGTGGCCGGTTGA
- a CDS encoding 3'-5' exonuclease codes for MATLIPTRNSCLPRMTGGEKRVSERLEQKLEDDYLLWYDVPIGLKQRRPDFVVFHPRRGLLVLEVKDWKADTVRHADRTQVTLVTDRGLTKETNPLLQARAYALEIGVVLEHDPALRHPEGHRHAGKLIMPWAFGVVLANVTRRQFEEGGLDAVIPPHLAICRDELYETVDAEVLQERLWAMFPQVFPVALTLPQIDRVRWHLFPELRVEPGNGQFGLFARSGETSTRALAIPDLVKVMDAQQEQLARSLGDEHRIIHGVAGSGKTMILGFRAMQLARAMQRPILVLCYNKTLAARLDQLMGERGLSDKVQVYNFHKWCRQMLSAYHVDLPSKEGKSTDAFFAEMVEQVIAGVDRGQIPRFQYGAVLVDEGHDFEPDWYKLIVQMIDPATNSLLVLYDDAQNIYGQAHRKQVSWKSLGVQAQGRTTILKLNYRNTLEILAVARGFASELLTERVGEDDDVPLIAPESAGRRGPLPELIRTDTAAAQLQVLITQLRDEYAHGRPWSDMAVIFRNQWEGEKLQEALKREDIPCRLAEGNGKSSLFVVEDSVKLVTMHSSKGLEFPFVIIPGLGSLPKAGKSEADEARLLYVAMTRATERLLLIHHDDSVFSKRIRDSINDVQAQLAPPERD; via the coding sequence GTGGCAACACTCATTCCGACCCGCAACAGCTGCCTGCCGCGGATGACCGGCGGCGAAAAGCGCGTTTCCGAACGACTGGAGCAGAAGCTCGAAGACGACTACCTGCTGTGGTACGACGTGCCGATCGGGCTGAAGCAGCGCCGTCCGGATTTCGTGGTGTTCCATCCACGCCGCGGCCTGCTGGTGCTGGAGGTGAAGGACTGGAAAGCCGACACCGTCCGCCACGCCGACCGCACCCAGGTCACCCTGGTCACCGACCGCGGCCTGACGAAGGAAACCAATCCGCTGCTGCAGGCGCGCGCCTACGCCCTGGAAATCGGCGTGGTGCTGGAACACGACCCGGCCCTGCGCCACCCGGAAGGCCATCGGCATGCCGGCAAGCTGATCATGCCCTGGGCGTTCGGCGTGGTGCTGGCCAATGTTACCCGCCGGCAATTCGAGGAGGGCGGGCTGGACGCGGTGATCCCGCCGCACCTGGCGATCTGTCGCGACGAACTGTACGAGACGGTGGACGCCGAGGTGCTGCAGGAACGCCTCTGGGCCATGTTTCCGCAGGTGTTTCCGGTGGCCCTGACCCTGCCGCAGATCGACCGGGTGCGCTGGCACCTGTTTCCGGAACTGCGGGTCGAGCCGGGCAATGGTCAGTTCGGCCTTTTCGCCAGGAGCGGCGAGACTTCGACGCGTGCGCTGGCGATTCCCGATCTGGTCAAGGTCATGGACGCCCAGCAGGAACAACTCGCCCGCTCGCTGGGCGACGAACACCGCATCATTCATGGCGTTGCCGGGTCCGGCAAGACGATGATCCTGGGCTTTCGCGCGATGCAGCTGGCGCGTGCGATGCAGCGCCCGATCCTGGTGCTCTGCTACAACAAGACGCTGGCCGCACGACTCGACCAGCTGATGGGCGAACGCGGCCTCAGCGACAAGGTGCAGGTCTACAACTTCCACAAGTGGTGCCGGCAGATGCTCTCCGCCTACCACGTCGACCTGCCGTCGAAGGAAGGCAAGAGTACCGACGCCTTCTTCGCCGAGATGGTCGAGCAGGTGATCGCCGGCGTGGACCGCGGCCAGATTCCGCGCTTCCAGTACGGTGCCGTGCTGGTGGACGAAGGCCACGACTTCGAGCCGGACTGGTACAAGCTGATCGTGCAGATGATCGACCCGGCCACCAACTCGCTGCTGGTGCTGTACGACGACGCGCAGAACATCTACGGCCAGGCCCACCGCAAGCAGGTGAGCTGGAAGAGCCTGGGCGTGCAGGCGCAGGGGCGCACGACCATTCTCAAGCTCAATTACCGCAACACGCTGGAGATCCTCGCCGTGGCACGCGGCTTCGCCAGCGAGCTGTTGACCGAGCGCGTGGGCGAGGACGACGACGTGCCGCTGATCGCGCCGGAAAGTGCCGGCCGCCGTGGTCCGCTGCCGGAACTGATCCGCACCGATACCGCCGCCGCTCAGCTGCAGGTGCTGATCACCCAGCTGCGCGACGAATATGCACATGGTCGTCCCTGGTCCGACATGGCGGTGATCTTCCGCAATCAGTGGGAGGGCGAGAAACTGCAGGAAGCACTCAAGCGCGAGGACATACCCTGCCGCCTCGCCGAGGGCAACGGCAAGAGCTCGCTGTTCGTGGTCGAGGACAGCGTGAAGCTGGTCACCATGCATTCCAGCAAGGGACTCGAGTTCCCGTTCGTGATCATCCCCGGCCTGGGCTCGCTGCCCAAGGCCGGCAAGAGCGAGGCGGACGAGGCTCGCCTGCTTTACGTGGCCATGACCCGTGCCACCGAACGGCTGCTGCTGATCCACCATGACGACTCGGTCTTCAGCAAGCGCATCCGCGATTCGATCAACGATGTGCAGGCGCAGCTGGC